One genomic region from Cygnus atratus isolate AKBS03 ecotype Queensland, Australia chromosome 18, CAtr_DNAZoo_HiC_assembly, whole genome shotgun sequence encodes:
- the LOC118255594 gene encoding uncharacterized protein LOC118255594 isoform X2 produces MLPGRQTGSACFLWLCLLLLSGPALQPGIAASRNYPAEGKNGSTKPNVTVYRCKDCDSTICQSSNYESFEKIGETQNGTLSNDIIQLVNNETHIIMCFQQEIKYLNEVYAIIWEKDLGIGESCGNVELGENGAHHIAEQEKICCAVETDEIKAYVSNLNCYIESKKKISIYRSPDYITLDSPTDPGSSNRIGITAAFLILGVCAAAALVLYCVQRTRNGQGPVIVLYQILKVNGERQLS; encoded by the exons ATGCTCCCAGGCAGACAAACGGGCTCTGCCTGCTTCCTGTGGCTGTGCTTGCTGCTTCTCAGTGGCCCCGCTCTGCAGCCAG GTATTGCTGCATCCAGAAATTACCctgctgaggggaaaaatggcTCTACCAAACCAAATGTGACAGTTTATCGCTGTAAAGATTGTGACAGCACAATTTGCCAATCATCCAATTACGAGAGCTTTGAAAAAATCGGAGAAACACAAAATGGGACATTATCTAATGACATTATTCAGTTGGTGAACAATGAAACTCACATCATTATGTGCTTTCAGCAAGAAATTAAGTATCTTAACGAAGTTTATGCCATCATCTGGGAGAAAGACTTGGGAATAGGAGAATCCTGTGGCAACGTGGAGCTTGGAG AAAATGGGGCGCATCACATcgcagagcaggaaaaaatctgctgtgcagTAGAGACAGATGAAATCAAAGCATACGTCAGTAACCTGAACTGCTACattgaaagcaagaaaaaaatctcaatataCAGGTCCCCTGATTATATAACTCTAG ataGTCCAACAGAtccaggcagcagcaacagaatTGGCATCACTGCCGCTTTCCTCATTCTTGGGgtttgtgcagcagcagcactggtgcTGTATTGTGTTCAAAGAACCCGAAATGGTCAAG GACCTGTCATAGTGCTCTATCAGATTCTTAAAG TGAATGGAGAGAGACAGCTGTCTTGA
- the LOC118255594 gene encoding uncharacterized protein LOC118255594 isoform X1, whose translation MLPGRQTGSACFLWLCLLLLSGPALQPGIAASRNYPAEGKNGSTKPNVTVYRCKDCDSTICQSSNYESFEKIGETQNGTLSNDIIQLVNNETHIIMCFQQEIKYLNEVYAIIWEKDLGIGESCGNVELGENGAHHIAEQEKICCAVETDEIKAYVSNLNCYIESKKKISIYRSPDYITLDSPTDPGSSNRIGITAAFLILGVCAAAALVLYCVQRTRNGQGPVIVLYQILKGSIKPNQAYESRRSQPFEASSTNETNQAFMPAASFSSKV comes from the exons ATGCTCCCAGGCAGACAAACGGGCTCTGCCTGCTTCCTGTGGCTGTGCTTGCTGCTTCTCAGTGGCCCCGCTCTGCAGCCAG GTATTGCTGCATCCAGAAATTACCctgctgaggggaaaaatggcTCTACCAAACCAAATGTGACAGTTTATCGCTGTAAAGATTGTGACAGCACAATTTGCCAATCATCCAATTACGAGAGCTTTGAAAAAATCGGAGAAACACAAAATGGGACATTATCTAATGACATTATTCAGTTGGTGAACAATGAAACTCACATCATTATGTGCTTTCAGCAAGAAATTAAGTATCTTAACGAAGTTTATGCCATCATCTGGGAGAAAGACTTGGGAATAGGAGAATCCTGTGGCAACGTGGAGCTTGGAG AAAATGGGGCGCATCACATcgcagagcaggaaaaaatctgctgtgcagTAGAGACAGATGAAATCAAAGCATACGTCAGTAACCTGAACTGCTACattgaaagcaagaaaaaaatctcaatataCAGGTCCCCTGATTATATAACTCTAG ataGTCCAACAGAtccaggcagcagcaacagaatTGGCATCACTGCCGCTTTCCTCATTCTTGGGgtttgtgcagcagcagcactggtgcTGTATTGTGTTCAAAGAACCCGAAATGGTCAAG GACCTGTCATAGTGCTCTATCAGATTCTTAAAG GTTCTATAAAACCCAATCAGGCTTATGAAAGCAGAAGGTCACAGCCATTTGAAGCATCATCTACAAATGAGACAAACCAGGCCTTCATGCCAGCAGCATCCTTCTCAAGCAAAGTCTAG
- the LOC118255594 gene encoding uncharacterized protein LOC118255594 isoform X3 yields MLPGRQTGSACFLWLCLLLLSGPALQPGIAASRNYPAEGKNGSTKPNVTVYRCKDCDSTICQSSNYESFEKIGETQNGTLSNDIIQLVNNETHIIMCFQQEIKYLNEVYAIIWEKDLGIGESCGNVELGDSPTDPGSSNRIGITAAFLILGVCAAAALVLYCVQRTRNGQGPVIVLYQILKGSIKPNQAYESRRSQPFEASSTNETNQAFMPAASFSSKV; encoded by the exons ATGCTCCCAGGCAGACAAACGGGCTCTGCCTGCTTCCTGTGGCTGTGCTTGCTGCTTCTCAGTGGCCCCGCTCTGCAGCCAG GTATTGCTGCATCCAGAAATTACCctgctgaggggaaaaatggcTCTACCAAACCAAATGTGACAGTTTATCGCTGTAAAGATTGTGACAGCACAATTTGCCAATCATCCAATTACGAGAGCTTTGAAAAAATCGGAGAAACACAAAATGGGACATTATCTAATGACATTATTCAGTTGGTGAACAATGAAACTCACATCATTATGTGCTTTCAGCAAGAAATTAAGTATCTTAACGAAGTTTATGCCATCATCTGGGAGAAAGACTTGGGAATAGGAGAATCCTGTGGCAACGTGGAGCTTGGAG ataGTCCAACAGAtccaggcagcagcaacagaatTGGCATCACTGCCGCTTTCCTCATTCTTGGGgtttgtgcagcagcagcactggtgcTGTATTGTGTTCAAAGAACCCGAAATGGTCAAG GACCTGTCATAGTGCTCTATCAGATTCTTAAAG GTTCTATAAAACCCAATCAGGCTTATGAAAGCAGAAGGTCACAGCCATTTGAAGCATCATCTACAAATGAGACAAACCAGGCCTTCATGCCAGCAGCATCCTTCTCAAGCAAAGTCTAG
- the LOC118255540 gene encoding uncharacterized protein LOC118255540 yields MGSPLLDRNECEENAFLEQSTDVVSVWEGDSVSITCSMYNSENELGMYLRTRVSPENVLYVPKDNKPTVPSAFANRIKYAKEGAKLTVTLLNARESDSNFYLCFRFIKRNGHHVRLDGKTTIVVVKAAVVPPVKLGINKHGAGIVEQLPLIVDIQQGQSINITCALNSSYEDEEICLLKIHMQPEVVLRVSSQKALEIFPAFANRLEYSKQEKKLVITLHNLQQRDSDVYVCATVLKNSSLFSVSQRGTMVLVKVPHAGGEETAFHNSSWAYYGLIIMAVLLFSVLMCYALYCVHMKKYFQKRKTNTVYEDMSYGSRRNTFIKPNVYTNDS; encoded by the exons ATGGGGAGCCCGTTACTGGATAGAAATGAGT gtgaagaaaatgcatttcttgaaCAGTCAACAGACGTGGTCAGTGTTTGGGAAGGAGACTCCGTCAGCATAACTTGCTCAATGTacaattcagaaaatgaactggGGATGTACTTGAGAACTAGAGTATcaccagaaaatgttttatatgttCCCAAGGATAATAAGCCAACTGTCCCTTCAGCTTTTGCGAATCGCATCAAGTATGCAAAGGAAGGAGCAAAACTCACAGTAACTCTGCTCAATGCACGGGAATCTGATTCAAATTTCTACCTATGCTTCAggtttattaaaagaaatggcCATCACgtcaggctggatgggaagACAACCATTGTAGTGGTGAAAGCTGCTGTGGTTCCACCTGTTAAGTTAGGAATTAATAAACATGGAG CTGGAATTGTTGAACAGTTGCCACTCATTGTCGATATTCAACAAGGCCAGTCTATCAACATTACCTGTGCATTGAATAGTTCATATGAAGATGAAGAGATTTGCTTGCTCAAGATTCACATGCAACCTGAAGTAGTGCTACGTGTTTCAAGTCAGAAAGCTCTAGAAatctttcctgcttttgctAATCGCTTGGAGTATtcaaagcaagagaagaaactAGTGATAACTCTACACAACCTACAGCAAAGAGACAGTGACGTGTATGTATGTGCTACGGTGCTGAAaaattcctctctcttctcagtGAGTCAAAGAGGCACCATGGTGCTGGTTAAAG ttcCACACGCAGGAGGGGAGGAGACAGCATTCCATAATAGTTCCTGGGCCTACTATGGTCTTATCATCatggcagtgctgctgttttctgtgctgatgTGCTACGCCCTGTACTGTGTCCAT atgaagaaatatttccagaaaagaaaaacaaatacagtgtATGAAGATATGTCTTACGGTTCTAGACGCAACACCTTCATCAAACCTAACGTTTACACCAACGACTCTTAG